The region ACGGCAAGCTGTATACCCTCGGCGGTCAACACGGTCACGACGGTTGCGGGGGCGGGGCCGATGTCGCGACCGTGCACGTCTACGATCCCGTCACCGACCAATGGTCACAACTCGCCAACCTGCTGCAAAATCAATCGCACATCGAGCCCAGTTCGTTCGCCCTCGACGGAAAGCTGTACGTGGTGGGTGGAGAAATTACCGGCAACAAAGTCTACGAATACACGCCTCAGTCGAACCAGTGGAAGCAGTTGGCCGACCTCAACTTACCGGAACCGCTGCTGGCACCCGGTGCCCGCATTTTCGGCTCGACGCTGGTGGTGGCCGTCGGCGGAGCGCCTTCTACGTCGTATCCCACCGCCAAAACCCGAAAGAAAACGCTGTCGCGCACTCCGTACCGCGCACTTTCGTTCCAGCCGGGGGCGGTGTCGCTCCAACTGGCGGCCAATGCTACCCAACAGGTGGAGGTACTGCTGGCCAACTCGGCCGAAACCGTTCCCTACCAACTCAACACTACGGGACTACCCAACTGGTTGCAGGTGAATAAAACGCAAGGCACCGCCCGCGAATCGTTCGAAGAACTGACGCTGACGCTGAACAGCGCCGGCCTGCCCGATGGTACCTACGCTTACACCCTGACCGCCAACGCTGCGGGCTATGCCAGCGCCGCGCTGTCGGTGCAACTGACCATAGGCACGAGCACGCCGCCCCCTACCGGCGATTTTGTGCTGCGCCTGAACGCGGGCGGACCGACTGTGAATTTTTCGGGAGAAACGTATACGACCGACGCCGGAACCGGCTACTACACCAGCGACCATACGTACAGCAACACCGGCCTGAACCTGCCGGCACTGTACCAGACAGAGCGCGGCTCCACGGCCGATCAGGGCACCTTGAGTTACGCCATTCCGGTGCCCAACGGCCAGTATACCGTGCGCACGCATCACGCCGAGCTGTATTTCGGGCATAACGGTCCGGCGGCGCAGGCGGGTCAGCGCGTATTCGACATCAGCCTGGAGGGTACCCTGGTCGACAACGACCTGGATTTGTTTACGGTGAGCGGCGGCGCACCCGTAGTCCGCACCTTCTCAAACGTGAGCGTAGCGGACGGGGTCCTGAACCTGACGATGCAAGCCTCGGCCAACCGCCCGACGCTGGCGGGTCTGGAAATCGTCGGGGTCACCGAAACCACCCCGCCCCCAACACCCCTGAGTACGTACCGCATCAACGCGGGCGGGCCGACGCAGACGGTGAACGGCATCACCTGGACGGGTTGTCAGACCGGTAACTGCCAGAACTGGGTGACGGGCGGCTTTGTGCACACCGATTTCGGTAGTGCGATCAGTGGCGTTAATTCACCGTTGAATCAAAACCTCTACCAAACCGAATGGACCGGTGGCCAGACCAATGGTGTACCGGCCGGACAGGTCGCGTTCGGCTACCACCTGCCCGTCGTAAACGGCACGTACCAGGTGCGGCTTTACTTTGCAGAGTTGAATAAAAACGGCGTGGGCAAGCGCGTTTTCGATGTAAACCTGGAAGGTGGAGCGAAAGAGTTCGTCAACTTCGACATCTTTCAGGCTGCCGGGGGCGAGAACGTTGCGCTGATGCGCCAGTTTTCGGTAACCGTGAGCGATGGCGTTCTGGACATTGATTTTATCCGCCAGATAGAAAACGCCAAAGTGAGTGCCATTGAAGTGGTGCCCGCCGGCACGACGCCCGACGAGACGCAAACGTTCTGGCTGGAAGCCGAATGTGGGCAAGTGGGCAGCAACTGGCAGGTGCTGAGTGACGGCAATACCTCGCAAGGGTACTATGCGGCGATCAAATCCGGCCTGAACAGCATGGCCAACGCCCCCGCCGACGTAGCGGCCAACCGCATCCGCTTTCAGGTACAGGCCGCCACCGCGGGCACCTTTCATCTGTTTGCGCGCCTGAAAGCCCCCAACGGCAACGACGACTCGTTCTGGGTGCGGGTGAACGGCGGCAGTTGGATGCAATGGTGGCAGGGACTGCAAACCGGTAATGCGTTCGCCTGGAAAGAAGTGATGAACAGTCCGTTTGCGTTGCAGGCCGGCTTCAACACCATCGACGTGGCTTACCGGGAAGACGGTACCCTCCTCGACAAACTGTACCTGACCACGGGCACGACGCTACCGACAGGCCTGGGCGATGCCGCTTCCAACTGCGGCACAGAACCGACCGCTCCGATCACCCTCACGCTGGTCAATGCCCTGACCGATCAGGATCTAGGCACGCTTACCAACGGCATGACCCTCAACCTGGCCCAGATCGGTACCAATCAGCTCAGCGTTCGCGCCACGCCCCAGCCTGCGCAAGTGGGCAGTGTACTCTTTTCGCTGACGGGTCCGTTGACTCACCAG is a window of Catalinimonas alkaloidigena DNA encoding:
- a CDS encoding malectin domain-containing carbohydrate-binding protein, producing the protein MMHLFTAALSFFSTLFLRFAAGLLLGVLLLTGAMAQSAGTWYPVDVNGVNPEKRHESSFVEVNGKFYLIGGRGTRTVQVYDPQTQQWSNAQTSTNNIHHFQAVAYQGKIYIFNALQGNGPDEDPVTNVLMYDPVADQMTTGAAVPTHRQRGGGGVVLYQGKFYLVAGNRNGHRAFLDDGVTPANVAWFDSYDPATNQWATLPDAPHARDHFHAAVIGDKLYVAGGRRSRDGTSDGIWKDTEAAVDVYDFAQNRWLNTGESPQNLPTQRAGAAVVVIGSELLVIGGEIDNAPSNLALKTTEALNPLNGTWRALANLNLGRHASQAILYNGDVYLPAGSKTKGGTEITYAETFMEVLSFDGPPNAPTTYPTWTTVSNAPIPRSEAQVVEYNGELYFFNGFAPNIKIENSCAKYDPVQNAWTALAPMPNQPNGKPWAVTHNGIALVSDTVWIVGGRVGDNPGPVTNRVWWYKISTNSWHEGPALPLPAGGGGLGRLGRKLHYVGGFDGNASCDVDHHLVYDLDQPAAGWQLQPASPMPDARNHFGTVVMNGKLYTLGGQHGHDGCGGGADVATVHVYDPVTDQWSQLANLLQNQSHIEPSSFALDGKLYVVGGEITGNKVYEYTPQSNQWKQLADLNLPEPLLAPGARIFGSTLVVAVGGAPSTSYPTAKTRKKTLSRTPYRALSFQPGAVSLQLAANATQQVEVLLANSAETVPYQLNTTGLPNWLQVNKTQGTARESFEELTLTLNSAGLPDGTYAYTLTANAAGYASAALSVQLTIGTSTPPPTGDFVLRLNAGGPTVNFSGETYTTDAGTGYYTSDHTYSNTGLNLPALYQTERGSTADQGTLSYAIPVPNGQYTVRTHHAELYFGHNGPAAQAGQRVFDISLEGTLVDNDLDLFTVSGGAPVVRTFSNVSVADGVLNLTMQASANRPTLAGLEIVGVTETTPPPTPLSTYRINAGGPTQTVNGITWTGCQTGNCQNWVTGGFVHTDFGSAISGVNSPLNQNLYQTEWTGGQTNGVPAGQVAFGYHLPVVNGTYQVRLYFAELNKNGVGKRVFDVNLEGGAKEFVNFDIFQAAGGENVALMRQFSVTVSDGVLDIDFIRQIENAKVSAIEVVPAGTTPDETQTFWLEAECGQVGSNWQVLSDGNTSQGYYAAIKSGLNSMANAPADVAANRIRFQVQAATAGTFHLFARLKAPNGNDDSFWVRVNGGSWMQWWQGLQTGNAFAWKEVMNSPFALQAGFNTIDVAYREDGTLLDKLYLTTGTTLPTGLGDAASNCGTEPTAPITLTLVNALTDQDLGTLTNGMTLNLAQIGTNQLSVRATPQPAQVGSVLFSLTGPLTHQQTENVIPYALFGDNEGDLDPGTFAPGTYQLQATSYAQAKGSGNVLAMQSIQFQVINSSASLQPTSPNVMPALVLYPNPTSGEVTLMLETSVAQAPAPVRIRVVDVLGKVWYTSEHKAEGSTFSHRLTTHPWPAGVYLIQVSQGEHHRLQKLIKE